One stretch of Falco naumanni isolate bFalNau1 chromosome 7, bFalNau1.pat, whole genome shotgun sequence DNA includes these proteins:
- the STARD5 gene encoding stAR-related lipid transfer protein 5 has protein sequence MDYAGLAEAAAEKMGRYRRDPGGWRGCRRTSEVSVSWRPSVEFAGNVYRAEGILPASPRDVWECIKPVAGGLRTKWDQNVKDFEVVEAISDTVSVCRTTTPSAFMRIISPREFVDVVLIKQYEDGMMLSAATNVEHPLCPPQPDFVRGFNYPCGCFCIPLPGEPDRTELLSFFQTDLGGYLPQTVVDSFFPANIAGFYSNLTKAVKALKA, from the exons ATGGACTACGCGGGGTtggcggaggcggcggccgAGAAGATGGGGCGCTACCggcgggaccccggcggctGGCGGGGCTGCCGGCGCACG AGCGAGGTCTCGGTGTCCTGGAGGCCTTCGGTGGAGTTCGCTGGCAACGT GTACAGGGCGGAGGGGATCCTGCCTGCTAGCCCCCGGGATGTCTGGGAATGCATAAAGCCGGTGGCCGGCGGGCTCAGGACCAAGTGGGACCAAAACGTGAAGGACTTTGAGGTCGTCGAAGCCATCAGCGAT ACTGTCTCTGTATGCAGAACCACAACACCTTCAGCTTTCATGAGGATTATTTCCCCAAGAGAATTTGTGGATGTGGTACTAATCAAACAGTATGAAGATGGGATGATGCTATCTGCTG CCACCAATGTGGAACACCCACTGTGTCCTCCTCAACCAGATTTTGTGAGAGGTTTTAATTATCCCTGTGGCTGTTTCTGTATACCTCTTCCAGG GGAGCCAGACAGGACTGAACTCCTCAGTTTCTTTCAGACTGATCTTGGTGGCTATCTTCCCCAGACGGTGGTGGATTCCTTCTTTCCAGCCAACATAGCTGGATTTTACAGTAACCTGACCAAAGCTGTTAAGGcattaaaagcatga